The Usitatibacter rugosus genome segment ATGCCGTACTGGGCCACGCTGGCGCTCACGCTGCCTTCGGTGGACCACGACTGGCTCGCGGCATTCGCGAAGGGCTTCTTCGACCTCGCCGAGGAATTCAACGTCTCGCTGATCGGCGGCGATACGACGCGGGGTCCGCTCGCGATGACGGTCACGATCATGGGCGAGGTGCCCGCGGGCGCGGCGCTGCGCCGCGGCGGTGCCAAGGCCGGCCACGACATCTGGGTCTCGGGCTCCGTGGGCGATGCGGCGCTCGCCGTCGCCCACCGGCACGGCAAGGTGGTGCTCGCCGAGGCGGACTATCGCGAGGCCGTGATGCGCCTCTACGAACCCACGCCGCGCGTGGCCCTGGGCCAGGCGCTGCGCGGCCTCGCCACCAGTGCCATCGACATCTCCGACGGCCTGCTCGCCGACATCCACCACATCTGCCGCCTCTCGAACGTGGGCGCGAAGGTGGAGCTGCCATTGATCCCGGTCTCGGCGATCGGCCGCAAGCACATCGGGCTGAAGGAAGGCCTCACCGCCATCGTGGCGGGAGGCGACGACTACGAGCTCTGCTTCACCGCGGCGTCCAACTCGCGCGAGTCGATCGCCGAGCTCGCCGAGATCCTCGGCGTGCCCCTCACGCGCATCGGCACGGTCTCCCGCGGCAAGGGTGTCAGCCTCGTCGACGCCGGCGGCAAGGCCGTGGCCCTCGATGGCTACGGCTTCGACCATTTCGCGGCGTCCTGACGCGCGGTTCCTGCTCGCGCATCCGGCGCACTTCATCGCGCTGGGGTTCGGCGCGGGCCTGGCACCGAAAGCACCGGGCACCTTCGGCACCGTTGTCGGCCTGCTGCTGTGCTGGGCGCTGCAGCCCTTCCTCCCTCCGCTCGCCATCGCGCTCCTCGCGATCCCGCTCTTCCTCGTCGGCATCTGGGCGTGCGGCGTCACGGGCCGCGCGCTCGGCGTGATGGATTCGGGCTCGATCGTGTGGGACGAAGTCGTGGCGTTCCTGCCGCTCGCCGCGTTCGCCGCCACGATCGGCCCGCAGGTCTTCGCCTTCGTGCTCTTCCGGCTCTTCGATATCTGGAAGCCGTTCCCGATCCGCCAGCTCGAGAAACGAATCCCGGGCGGCCTGGGCGTGATGGCCGACGATGTGCTCGCGGCTCTCTACGCCTTCATCTGTTTCTACCTCACGTACGCGAGCCTGGCTCGCCTGCCCGCATGAACAAACCCTGGCCTTATCCGAAGCTGGTCGCCCACCGCGGCGGCGGCACGCTCGCTCCCGAGAACACGATCGCGGCCTTCAAGCTCGGACAGGAGCTGGGTTATCTCGCCGCCGAGTTCGACGTGAAGCTCTCGCGCGACGGCGTGGCGATGCTGCTGCACGACTCGACGCTCGAGCGCACCACCAGCGGCAAGGGCGATGCCGCGAAGTTGGACTGGCGCGATCTCGCCGCGCTCGACGCGGGGGCCTGGCACTCGGCGCCCTTCAAGGACGAGCGCATCCCGCGCTTCGACGAGGTCGCCCGCCTGCTGCAGTCGAAGAAGACCATCGCCCACGTCGAGATCAAGCCCAGCCCGGGACGCGAGAAGGAAACGGGGCTGCACGTGGCCGCGCTCGCCGCCGAGTTGTGGAAGGGCGCTCCGGTGGCACCCCTGCTCTCGTCGTTCTCCTTCGAGGCGCTCTCGTCCGCGCAGGTGATGGCGCCGGAGCTGCCGCGCGGCTGGCTCACCAAGCAGATCGGCGAGCTCGACTGGACGCGACTCGAGGCGCTCGATGCGACCTCGGTGCACACGAACCACGAGTACCTGGAGCGCGCGCTCATCGACCGCCTGCACGAGCTCGGCATCCGGGTGATGGCCTATACGGTGAACGACGTGGCGCGCGCGAAGGATCTCTTCGCGATGGGCGTGGACGGGATGTTCACGGACAACCTGCGCGAGTTCGCGCAGGCCTTCCCGGACGCGGTGCGCCCGGGCTAGCCGCCGATCAGCTTCTTCGCGGCCTTGTGGAAGGCCTTGGCCTTCGCGCGGCCGGCCGTCGACTCGATCGGCCCCACGACCAGGTCCACCCAGCGGGCGAGGTCGTCGCGGTTGCGGCAGTTGCCGAGCGCGACGCCGGCCTTGCCCGTCTCCATGCCCAGCGCCTCGACAAGCAAGTCCTGCAGCTTGAACTTCACGGGCGAGTTGTATTCGACCGCTTCGGGCGGCACGGCGGGCCTGGGCGCCGCGGGCTTGTGAGCAGCGGGGGCCGGGGCGTGGTGCTCGGGTTTGGGGGCCACGGGTTCGGGCCTCGGCGCCGGAGCCGGAGCGGGTGCGGCAGGGCGGGGCGCGTGCTGCACCGGTGCGGGCTCCGGAATGGGAGCGGTGAGCGGCGCGGTGGTGACGGCCTCGTCGGAGGTGACGTCGGTGATGAAGCCTTCCTTCTCCAGCTCCTCGACATGACCCACGAAGGCCTCGGCCATCTCGCCGGCTTCCTCGATCAGCTCGTCCATGGTGCGGATGCCGTCGATGCGGATCAGGGCCTGGCGTAGCCGGGACCCCAGCTTGTGGGCGCGGGTCTCGATTTCCTGGATGCCCTTGGCGGACTTGGCGTAGATGGTTTCGGGAGTCATTCGGAATACCGGTGGCAGGTCGCGCGGATTATTTCACACGCCACCTCTTCCAACAAACGCACGTCCTGGTTACGGAATTGCGTCAGGGAGTTCAGGCAGCTTTCTAAAGCCTATTCTTTGGAAAACTTGCCAAGTGACTGATTGGGCGCATAGACTGGAATCAGAGGACTCCGAAAGTCCCGATCCATCAGGGAGTTAACTCAAACCGGCGCTTGAACTAAGGGGAGCCTTGCCGTGGCTCGTATCGCCGTTTTCAACCACAAGGGTGGCGTGGGAAAGACCACGACGACCCTGAATCTCGCCGCCGCGCTCGCGCGCGAAGGCTACGACCCGCTCGCCATCGATCTCGATGCGCAGGCCCACCTCACTGCGATCGCTTGTCCCGGCACCGTCGGGGCGGACGACAGCGTGTACGGATACTTCAAGGGATCGCGGCCGCTCGCCGACCTCGTGCGCAACGCGCACGGCGGCTGGGAGATCATTCCCGCGCATCTCGAGCTCTCGAAAGTGGACACGCAGTTCGGCAAGGGGCCGAACGTGCTCAACAAGCTTCGGCATGGCCTGGATCGCGAGCGCCTGAACGGCGACCGCCCCGTGGTGATCGACTGCTGCCCGATGCTGGGCGTGCTGTCGCTCTCCGCGCT includes the following:
- the thiL gene encoding thiamine-phosphate kinase, coding for MTTQTEKLTSEFDLIARHFTRPAANAVLGVGDDAALIDVSNGMDLAVSTDTMVSGTHFFPDVDPENLGHKSLAVNLSDMAAMGAMPYWATLALTLPSVDHDWLAAFAKGFFDLAEEFNVSLIGGDTTRGPLAMTVTIMGEVPAGAALRRGGAKAGHDIWVSGSVGDAALAVAHRHGKVVLAEADYREAVMRLYEPTPRVALGQALRGLATSAIDISDGLLADIHHICRLSNVGAKVELPLIPVSAIGRKHIGLKEGLTAIVAGGDDYELCFTAASNSRESIAELAEILGVPLTRIGTVSRGKGVSLVDAGGKAVALDGYGFDHFAAS
- a CDS encoding phosphatidylglycerophosphatase A family protein, producing MATASTISRRPDARFLLAHPAHFIALGFGAGLAPKAPGTFGTVVGLLLCWALQPFLPPLAIALLAIPLFLVGIWACGVTGRALGVMDSGSIVWDEVVAFLPLAAFAATIGPQVFAFVLFRLFDIWKPFPIRQLEKRIPGGLGVMADDVLAALYAFICFYLTYASLARLPA
- the ugpQ gene encoding glycerophosphodiester phosphodiesterase, producing the protein MNKPWPYPKLVAHRGGGTLAPENTIAAFKLGQELGYLAAEFDVKLSRDGVAMLLHDSTLERTTSGKGDAAKLDWRDLAALDAGAWHSAPFKDERIPRFDEVARLLQSKKTIAHVEIKPSPGREKETGLHVAALAAELWKGAPVAPLLSSFSFEALSSAQVMAPELPRGWLTKQIGELDWTRLEALDATSVHTNHEYLERALIDRLHELGIRVMAYTVNDVARAKDLFAMGVDGMFTDNLREFAQAFPDAVRPG
- a CDS encoding ParA family protein, whose amino-acid sequence is MARIAVFNHKGGVGKTTTTLNLAAALAREGYDPLAIDLDAQAHLTAIACPGTVGADDSVYGYFKGSRPLADLVRNAHGGWEIIPAHLELSKVDTQFGKGPNVLNKLRHGLDRERLNGDRPVVIDCCPMLGVLSLSALFAADRVLIPVSADYLAVKGAIQVEKTLNALQRVLGHRMERRYVITRFDGRRKMSWDILATFKEKLGADLCESRISETVSIAESPYKNEDVFTHDNSSRGAADYRALYEELGQAGFFGHRPAAPAPVAVPQFIAAVA